In Miniphocaeibacter halophilus, the following proteins share a genomic window:
- a CDS encoding GntR family transcriptional regulator has product MNIIISNSSNLPIYEQITQQIKTQILKGELKEGDALPSMRALAKDLKVSVITTKRAYNDLEQEGFIETIVGKGSYVASKNLELVREEKLKLIEEKFEEIIEIATISKISLKELKEILEILYKGD; this is encoded by the coding sequence ATGAATATTATAATAAGTAATTCAAGTAATTTGCCTATTTATGAACAAATTACACAACAAATAAAAACTCAAATTCTTAAAGGAGAATTAAAAGAAGGGGACGCCCTTCCGAGTATGAGAGCTTTAGCAAAGGATTTGAAAGTTTCGGTAATAACAACAAAAAGAGCCTACAATGACTTAGAACAAGAGGGTTTCATTGAAACAATTGTAGGAAAGGGAAGTTATGTTGCAAGTAAAAATCTGGAACTTGTAAGAGAAGAAAAATTGAAGTTAATAGAAGAGAAGTTTGAAGAAATAATTGAAATAGCTACAATATCAAAAATATCTTTAAAAGAACTAAAAGAAATACTGGAGATTTTATACAAGGGTGATTAA
- a CDS encoding ABC-2 transporter permease encodes MKGLILKDLYYMKNNFKLLAVVFLLYGIMFINQKSFMFFPAVMTMLIGFMTLGIITVDEKNNWDKYALTMPLSRKNLVQEKFVFINGLCSLTFLVTFGVSIIILKKFEINLLIESILFLLAVLVFLNLNIFIGIKFGAEKAMIYVFGIIAGIAVIVFGIQKIFPEIINKSVELIPKLNMTMVGIVFALIAVLLISLFYLLSIKTINKKEY; translated from the coding sequence ATGAAAGGGTTAATTTTAAAAGATTTATATTATATGAAAAATAATTTTAAGTTATTGGCTGTGGTGTTTTTGCTTTATGGAATAATGTTTATAAATCAAAAAAGTTTTATGTTTTTTCCTGCAGTTATGACTATGTTAATAGGGTTTATGACTTTGGGAATTATAACTGTAGATGAAAAAAATAACTGGGATAAATATGCTTTAACCATGCCCTTAAGTAGAAAGAATTTAGTACAGGAGAAATTTGTTTTTATAAATGGATTATGTAGTTTAACATTCTTAGTTACTTTTGGAGTTTCCATTATTATTTTAAAAAAATTTGAAATTAATTTATTAATAGAATCAATTTTGTTTCTATTAGCCGTATTGGTATTTTTAAATTTAAATATATTTATAGGAATAAAATTTGGAGCAGAAAAAGCCATGATTTATGTTTTTGGAATAATAGCTGGAATAGCAGTAATAGTATTTGGTATCCAAAAGATATTTCCGGAAATAATAAATAAATCTGTAGAATTAATTCCTAAACTTAATATGACAATGGTAGGAATAGTTTTTGCTCTTATAGCAGTTTTACTTATCTCATTATTTTACCTTTTATCCATTAAGACAATAAATAAGAAGGAGTATTAA
- a CDS encoding DUF2079 domain-containing protein, with the protein MNKFLKTIKNEIVLIFFTAFFFFQIIYVLNNPVENLYTLNLSLNALIMQAVSISLFMIFITIAIRINEIKISWTIFYITLLVYLTIFMLKVNIPIISLGLIFIIGVILFFIKGKTSKTFIKHTTITIAILSICKMVFMFFVRYRSNFVANIVNDYFYIDFFNYEKSNFILFGIIAVLIFSLLYLLLRKKLWENEDRIFKYILIFVILIGIVQVLYLTTIMVSRVLTFKIPTYDMGIFTQMFHNMDRGLGPVTTVERDGLLSHFKVHVSPIYYLMLPIFKIWPSAITLQVLQILIVASGTIPLYKIAKELKIKRSLAVLVIGLYLVLPSLNGSSMYDLHENCFLAPLLLWLFYAGLRNNKLLLVLFTALALAVKEDAGLYVVFIGLYFLFRKNENIRTKDKIFNLIVLIIIPIIVFFILISYLNNFGDGAMLNRYENLSAYENMGIIGILISFLQNFSYYISLIFKTNKVYYLIVVLGSMAFLPVLQKRWYNYFLICPLIIVNLLSDYQYQHFLIFQYNYGTSALLMVMLLLSINYFEEKTENKLKTNRNFKVLLLAAFIFSTVIVFNLDYNKSYAISDLKNIEKYEEIENALDKIPHDSKVLSQTFYTTYLSKNIFELYDLQYHNNLEVDEEIDYIVIPIELYIEKEILMKEKYLESGYKLSKFSNEYIEIYEKE; encoded by the coding sequence ATGAATAAATTTTTAAAAACAATAAAAAATGAAATAGTATTAATTTTTTTTACCGCTTTTTTCTTTTTTCAAATTATATATGTATTAAATAATCCGGTAGAAAATCTTTATACCTTAAACTTATCGCTAAATGCGTTAATTATGCAAGCAGTTTCAATATCTCTATTTATGATATTTATAACAATAGCCATAAGAATAAATGAAATAAAAATTTCTTGGACTATTTTTTATATAACTTTACTTGTCTATTTAACAATCTTTATGTTAAAGGTTAATATACCAATAATAAGTTTAGGTTTGATTTTTATTATAGGAGTAATTTTATTTTTCATAAAGGGAAAAACAAGTAAAACCTTTATTAAACACACCACTATAACAATAGCCATATTGTCAATTTGTAAAATGGTCTTTATGTTTTTTGTAAGGTATAGGAGTAATTTTGTAGCTAATATTGTAAATGATTATTTTTATATAGATTTTTTTAACTATGAGAAGTCTAATTTTATTTTATTTGGAATTATAGCGGTTTTAATATTTTCCCTATTATATTTATTATTAAGAAAAAAATTATGGGAAAATGAAGATAGAATTTTTAAATACATATTGATTTTTGTAATACTAATAGGAATAGTTCAGGTGTTATATTTAACAACTATAATGGTAAGTAGGGTTTTAACTTTTAAAATACCAACATATGATATGGGTATTTTTACACAGATGTTTCACAACATGGACAGGGGACTGGGACCTGTGACAACTGTAGAAAGGGATGGGTTACTATCACACTTTAAAGTTCATGTTTCACCAATTTATTATTTAATGTTACCAATATTTAAAATTTGGCCTTCAGCAATTACATTACAGGTATTACAAATTTTAATAGTAGCTTCAGGAACAATACCGCTATATAAAATAGCTAAGGAATTAAAAATAAAGAGAAGTTTAGCCGTTTTAGTAATAGGACTGTACTTAGTATTACCTTCTTTAAATGGAAGTAGTATGTATGATTTACATGAGAATTGTTTTTTAGCACCACTACTATTATGGCTATTTTATGCAGGCTTAAGGAACAATAAACTCCTACTTGTTCTATTTACAGCCTTAGCATTGGCTGTAAAAGAAGATGCAGGACTTTACGTAGTTTTTATAGGGCTATATTTTTTATTTAGGAAAAATGAAAATATAAGAACAAAGGATAAAATTTTCAACCTAATAGTATTAATTATTATTCCTATAATAGTGTTTTTTATTTTAATAAGTTATTTAAATAATTTTGGCGATGGAGCAATGCTTAACAGGTATGAAAATCTATCGGCCTATGAGAATATGGGAATTATTGGAATTTTAATTAGTTTTTTACAGAATTTCAGTTACTATATTTCCTTAATATTTAAAACAAATAAGGTTTATTATTTAATAGTAGTATTAGGTTCAATGGCATTTTTGCCGGTTTTACAAAAAAGATGGTATAATTATTTTTTAATTTGTCCTTTAATAATTGTAAATCTATTATCGGATTATCAGTATCAGCATTTTTTGATTTTTCAATATAATTATGGGACATCTGCATTACTAATGGTAATGTTACTATTATCAATAAATTATTTTGAAGAAAAGACAGAAAATAAGTTGAAAACAAATAGGAATTTTAAAGTTCTACTTTTAGCAGCTTTTATATTTTCAACTGTAATAGTTTTTAATCTTGATTATAATAAATCCTATGCAATTAGTGATTTAAAAAACATAGAAAAATATGAAGAAATTGAAAATGCTCTAGATAAGATTCCTCATGACTCAAAAGTTTTAAGTCAAACCTTTTATACAACTTATTTAAGTAAAAATATTTTTGAACTATATGATTTACAATACCATAATAATTTAGAAGTGGATGAGGAAATTGACTATATAGTAATACCAATAGAATTATATATTGAAAAAGAAATTTTAATGAAGGAAAAATATTTAGAAAGTGGATATAAACTATCCAAATTTAGTAATGAATATATAGAAATTTACGAAAAAGAATAG
- a CDS encoding GAP family protein: MFNLLIMTIMTGAADSINPIAITQQFVLQGMVKKAKHIWFFIVAIGLTNFAGGLLAYFGLISIISEFMKRLIHKFGTGIYVVELILGIIFLFATIYIIFKNRINKIKNTENSEGDSNEIAKKIKSVSPVSLLFLGIIATISELTTALPYFAFLTILFNYKLNILTILFILVLYNIIYSTPLIIMYFIYVKAQDKFDKMYIIIKEKMNKWAGILAPAATTIVGGLLIYHPLSLLL; this comes from the coding sequence ATGTTTAATTTATTGATTATGACAATTATGACAGGAGCTGCAGATAGTATTAATCCTATTGCTATAACTCAGCAGTTTGTATTACAAGGAATGGTAAAAAAGGCTAAACATATTTGGTTTTTTATAGTGGCCATAGGATTAACTAATTTTGCAGGAGGTTTGTTGGCTTATTTTGGATTAATATCAATAATTAGTGAATTTATGAAAAGATTAATACACAAGTTTGGAACAGGCATATACGTAGTGGAACTTATATTAGGAATTATATTTTTATTTGCAACTATATATATAATATTTAAAAACAGAATTAACAAAATAAAGAATACAGAAAATTCAGAAGGGGATTCAAATGAAATTGCCAAAAAAATAAAATCCGTTTCACCTGTATCTTTATTATTTTTGGGAATAATAGCAACAATTTCTGAATTGACTACAGCCTTACCATACTTTGCCTTTTTAACAATTTTATTTAATTACAAGTTAAATATTTTAACTATACTATTTATTTTAGTACTTTACAATATAATATATTCAACGCCTTTAATAATAATGTATTTTATTTATGTAAAAGCACAAGATAAATTTGATAAAATGTATATTATTATAAAAGAAAAAATGAACAAATGGGCCGGTATTTTAGCACCTGCAGCAACAACTATAGTTGGTGGTTTATTAATATATCATCCCTTGTCACTGTTGTTGTAA
- a CDS encoding ABC transporter ATP-binding protein produces MTKILEINNLNKTYDKFQLKDVSFNLEEGAIMGLVGRNGAGKTTVIKSIMDLIKIDSGEIKVFGGPLNKEAKENIGIVFDDGFFSEQYNAKQIGNILKNIYKNWDSGKYLGYLNKMGLPDDKLIKDFSRGMQMKLSFAIAISHNPRLLILDEPTSGLDPVFRNEILEMFLDFIQDERNSILISSHITTDLEKIADYITFIDDGEIIFSKEKDDFIYSYGICKCSLKDLYEIDRKYVVKYLKNSNYIDVIIENIEEFRREYPNLVTEKMNIDDYMVIFTNGESI; encoded by the coding sequence ATGACAAAAATTTTAGAAATAAATAATTTAAATAAAACATATGATAAATTTCAACTTAAAGATGTGTCCTTTAATTTAGAAGAAGGCGCCATTATGGGACTAGTTGGAAGAAATGGAGCAGGAAAAACCACAGTAATAAAGTCCATAATGGATTTAATAAAAATAGATAGTGGGGAAATTAAGGTTTTTGGTGGTCCATTAAATAAAGAAGCCAAAGAAAATATTGGAATAGTATTTGATGACGGTTTTTTTAGCGAGCAGTATAATGCAAAGCAAATAGGAAATATTTTAAAAAATATCTATAAAAACTGGGACAGTGGAAAGTATTTAGGTTATTTAAATAAAATGGGACTTCCTGATGATAAGTTAATTAAGGATTTTTCCAGGGGGATGCAAATGAAATTATCCTTTGCCATAGCAATTTCCCACAATCCAAGACTACTAATACTAGATGAGCCAACAAGTGGACTTGACCCTGTTTTTAGAAATGAAATTTTGGAAATGTTTTTGGACTTTATACAGGATGAAAGAAATTCGATTTTAATTTCCAGTCATATAACAACGGATTTAGAAAAAATTGCAGATTATATAACCTTTATAGATGACGGAGAAATAATATTTTCAAAAGAAAAGGACGACTTTATTTATTCCTATGGAATTTGTAAATGTAGCTTAAAGGATTTATATGAAATAGACAGAAAATATGTAGTTAAATATTTAAAAAATTCTAATTATATAGATGTAATAATAGAAAATATTGAAGAATTTAGAAGAGAGTATCCAAATCTTGTAACGGAGAAAATGAATATAGATGACTATATGGTTATATTTACAAATGGTGAAAGTATATAA
- a CDS encoding DUF1905 domain-containing protein — MNKIYEFEAIIQKVPDIDGAYVEFPYNVKEEFGKGRVKVHATFDGEPYDGSLVRMKTINHIIGIRKDIRKKINKQPGDRVKVTIRERE; from the coding sequence ATGAATAAAATATATGAATTTGAAGCTATAATACAAAAAGTACCGGATATTGACGGTGCATATGTGGAATTCCCCTATAATGTAAAAGAAGAATTCGGAAAAGGAAGAGTAAAAGTTCATGCTACCTTTGATGGCGAGCCATATGATGGTAGCCTTGTTAGAATGAAAACCATCAACCATATTATAGGTATAAGAAAAGACATAAGGAAGAAAATAAATAAACAGCCCGGTGATAGGGTAAAGGTTACAATTAGGGAAAGAGAATAA
- a CDS encoding VanZ family protein codes for MREKIGKIFQLFVTGLIILTLFLIFKIIISDFEYIVDFKKLILIGACSGVFNILSSLCYIRSLKNKSDKFMLVRQNITILFIQYLLILIIAIFLKKGMGLFYDTDDFVLYIKNNYNLKPFAIIKYYILGFNNKVLSFSNMFYNIFGNLIIFMPFGFFIYILFDNMKEFKNYFITMSIIIIFIEIMQVLTMTGFMDIDDYILNITGAIITYLFLNNKTIKNILKKFYIIK; via the coding sequence ATGAGAGAAAAAATTGGAAAAATATTTCAACTATTTGTAACAGGGTTAATAATATTAACCTTATTTCTGATTTTTAAAATCATAATAAGCGACTTTGAATATATAGTGGATTTTAAAAAGCTTATTTTAATTGGAGCATGCAGTGGTGTTTTTAACATATTATCTTCTTTGTGCTATATAAGGTCCTTAAAAAACAAATCAGATAAATTTATGTTAGTAAGGCAAAATATAACAATATTATTTATACAGTATTTATTAATATTAATTATAGCCATATTTTTAAAAAAGGGTATGGGATTATTTTATGATACAGACGATTTTGTTCTATATATAAAAAATAATTATAATTTAAAGCCCTTTGCTATTATTAAATATTATATTTTAGGATTTAATAATAAAGTCTTAAGTTTTTCAAATATGTTTTACAATATATTTGGTAATTTAATAATATTTATGCCCTTTGGATTTTTTATCTATATATTATTTGATAATATGAAAGAATTTAAAAACTATTTTATAACCATGTCTATAATAATTATTTTTATAGAAATTATGCAAGTTTTAACAATGACAGGATTTATGGATATAGATGATTATATATTAAATATAACAGGAGCTATAATCACTTACCTGTTTCTAAATAATAAAACAATAAAAAACATATTAAAGAAATTTTATATTATTAAGTAG